The window CCGTCACTAAACAGCGTATGACAAGAAAACTGAAACACTACCAAATGGTACGGCCTGCAACTACGACGTACAGGAACCGCATAATTTCCAGCCTCAAAATCCAAAAAATGAAGGGGGAACTGCCATCGATTCAACTCCTTAAAAAGAGCCGGACGAACAATCTCTTCGGGCACCTCTTTTTGTTGCGATTTATAAATCTGTAAAGCTTGGCGCATCTCTTGGGATATTCGTCCCTTTCCCTTCACAATACTTTCTGGCGAAAATATGGTCGCTGTAGAAATATCAGTTTGCCAATAATTTTTATTTGACAACCGCGTATTCGTTCCCGGACCAATTAAATCAAAAATATGATTCTGGGATGCATTATTTCTACCTGTTATCGCTTCCCAACACTCATTGAACCCACTTTTCGTACCGGCCTCCAGCCGTTCATGTTCAATGCGGAACTCACACCTTTTACATTTTATGCCCACACCGGAATCCGCCTTTGTTTTATTGAAATACAGATCTCTGAAAAAAGTTAGCGTGTCTTCAAGATTTGACTTCGGCAAATAGTTTTCCGCATACGATGAATCATCCAATAATCTTTCGACAATATTGGTAACATCAAGTTTTGCCAGCAGCTCTTGGTTTGATTCATCAACTTTCTCCCAACCGTCTCTTCCATCATCAAACGGCTGCAACAAATGGGGTAAATCATCCATATACGACTGACCCGATTTTTCCGGCATTACTAATACCGCGCGGAGATTAGCATTAGGATAATTATGGCGCGCTACAAACACCTGGTAGGCAAAATCGAGAAGATATTTCTCCCACTTGCTTTTGAGATTGCCTTCTGAATTCAACAACCGATTCTTCCGGGAATCGAATGCCTTGGTACGCACATAGTATAAGGTCAGCTCATTCTCCGACTTTTCTACAATGGGCAAACGAGCCATCATATTTTGATGCTCAAAAACCGCATCAAAAAGAACGGCACTCTGTTCATTTAACAATTGGTCGGTTTCAGAAGCCGCCTCCGACACCTTTTGGCCGTTAACAAAATGGGCATCCGAAAAGACCGATCGCGCTAAAGCCGTAAGCAACCGCTTATTATAAATAGCATGCTCAATAAACGGTCGCGACTGTTGGTTTTGGGGATATCCTTGCGCGTAATAATAAAGCTTAATTGGACACTCAAGACCTGCGCCAAACAGATGCCGGGTAAAATATGTCGACCAATCGTTAAAGCTGGCCATCGTTCCCAATAATATTTACTTCGGGTATTAGCAGAATACCAAATTTTTCTTCTACTGCTTTCTTAATGCGATCCGCAAGTTCAAGAATTTCACGACCAGTAGCGCCGCCGTGGTTAACAATGACCAACGCTTGCTGTTTATATGTACCTGCATTTCCTACGACCTCTCCTTTCCAGCCGGCCTCCTCAATCAACCAGCCGGCAGGCACTTTCATTTTCTGATTTCCCATATCGTAGCCAGGTGCTTGGGAATATTCTTCTTTTATCTGTTGATACACTTCATCACTTACTACCGGATTTTTAAAAAAACTTCCGGCATTGCCCAGTATTTCGGGATTCGGCAGCTTACTATTTCTGATATCAATCACAATATCGCTAATGTCACGAATTGTGGGGTTAGAAATTTTCCGGCGTTCAATTTCTGATTGTATAGCCCCATACGACGTATTTAGCTCGGGCTTTTTAGACAACTTCAGTACCACAGTCGTCACAATAACAATCCCTTTTAACTCTCCTTTAAAAATACTGTCTCGGTAACCGAACTCACAGTGCTCCTTTTCATACCGGCGGACTTCCCGTCCTTCAATATCAACTGCTTCTAACCACTCAAAAACATCCTGAAGCTCAACGCCATAGGCACCAATATTTTGAATGGGAGCCGCCCCCACCGTACCAGGAATAAGGGAGAGGTTTTCGATTCCGCCCCATCCCTTTTCCACACAATAGCGGACCGTCTCGTGCCAGTTTTCTCCGGCCCCCACTTTCAACCAAATATGCTCATCCGTCTCCTCAATAACTTCCCTTCCTTCAATCTCAACATGTAGTACCAGTCCGTCAAAATCATCCGCAAAAAGTACATTACTGCCCCCGCCCAACACCATTATTTTAAGTCCATCGGTTTTGGGATGCCTCAAAATTTCCTTCAACTGCTTTTCCGTACCAACAGAAGCAAAATATCGGGCTCGAGCAGAAATACCGAGCGTATTATACGGAGCTAAATCAACATCATTACGAACGAGTGATTCAAATGGTACAGACATTAAGAAAAAATTACTTTGGGGTATGTTCTTGTGAAGATTTGGGACGATCCTGAACTTTAACACGGAGCTTCTTTACCCGGTTATTCTTGATCGAATGGATCGTAAGCTCCATGTTTTTATAATACACGCGTTCTCCCACATTGGGAATGCGTTCAGTAAGATGATAGACGAGTCCCCCCAAGGTTTCATATTCATCATCTCCGGTAGTGATATCGATATCCAAAATCTCCTCCATATCATCCAGGTCAACTTTAGCATCAAAAATATAGACCCCGCTTTTGAACTTGGTATAGAGATTTTCTTCCGTCTCATCATACTCATCAGAAATTTCTCCGACAATCTCTTCCAGGATATCATCAAGCGTAATGAGCCCTTCAGTACCGCCGTATTCATCTACAACGATAGCAATATGGGTTTTCTCCTGCTGGAAGTCGCGAAGCAAATCATCCACTTTCTTTGTAGATGGAATAAATAGTGCCTTTCGCGCAATAGTCCGCCAGTTGATGGTCGTGCGCTCAACATCAGCATTAATGTAAGGTA of the Fodinibius sp. Rm-B-1B1-1 genome contains:
- the murB gene encoding UDP-N-acetylmuramate dehydrogenase, which produces MSVPFESLVRNDVDLAPYNTLGISARARYFASVGTEKQLKEILRHPKTDGLKIMVLGGGSNVLFADDFDGLVLHVEIEGREVIEETDEHIWLKVGAGENWHETVRYCVEKGWGGIENLSLIPGTVGAAPIQNIGAYGVELQDVFEWLEAVDIEGREVRRYEKEHCEFGYRDSIFKGELKGIVIVTTVVLKLSKKPELNTSYGAIQSEIERRKISNPTIRDISDIVIDIRNSKLPNPEILGNAGSFFKNPVVSDEVYQQIKEEYSQAPGYDMGNQKMKVPAGWLIEEAGWKGEVVGNAGTYKQQALVIVNHGGATGREILELADRIKKAVEEKFGILLIPEVNIIGNDGQL
- a CDS encoding DUF2779 domain-containing protein; its protein translation is MASFNDWSTYFTRHLFGAGLECPIKLYYYAQGYPQNQQSRPFIEHAIYNKRLLTALARSVFSDAHFVNGQKVSEAASETDQLLNEQSAVLFDAVFEHQNMMARLPIVEKSENELTLYYVRTKAFDSRKNRLLNSEGNLKSKWEKYLLDFAYQVFVARHNYPNANLRAVLVMPEKSGQSYMDDLPHLLQPFDDGRDGWEKVDESNQELLAKLDVTNIVERLLDDSSYAENYLPKSNLEDTLTFFRDLYFNKTKADSGVGIKCKRCEFRIEHERLEAGTKSGFNECWEAITGRNNASQNHIFDLIGPGTNTRLSNKNYWQTDISTATIFSPESIVKGKGRISQEMRQALQIYKSQQKEVPEEIVRPALFKELNRWQFPLHFLDFEAGNYAVPVRRSCRPYHLVVFQFSCHTLFSDGRWRHYEWIDDFKSGYPNYELIRQLQEVPYIEEGTIVQYSNFERHALKTIRGELTEDFSEVSDAGDLIFWLEKIINRHDSSHHQPPYIADLSRLVKKFYYNREMENSLSIKDVLSSVMSHSPYLKNIYTKPYSSSNFDNMIWWQADGKGGAQNPYSILTESGDSSIRRGTQAMVVYGKLIARDYCADELATYQKALLKYCELDTLAMMMIYQHWQELMK